In Phenylobacterium koreense, one DNA window encodes the following:
- the dpdK gene encoding phospholipase D-like domain-containing protein DpdK, translating to MTFQSRRIFKSLATSQNLVRELLQMMMLGELTSPGGQRAWLVSPWISNVVLFDNRAGGFSAVNPEWGAREVRLIEVALYLMARGTRLGVATNFDEHNDVFLGALKVGAEEAGLSDRLQIVRRQHLHVKGILLKRGLLTGSMNLTYRGLELNDETVVYDTATQTIAEARLNFESYGRLDA from the coding sequence GTGACGTTCCAGAGCCGTCGCATCTTCAAAAGCTTGGCGACCAGCCAGAACCTGGTGCGTGAACTGCTCCAGATGATGATGTTGGGGGAGTTGACGTCACCGGGTGGACAGCGCGCTTGGCTGGTCAGCCCATGGATCAGCAACGTCGTCCTCTTCGACAATCGCGCCGGCGGCTTCAGCGCCGTCAATCCGGAGTGGGGCGCCCGTGAAGTGCGGCTGATCGAAGTCGCGCTGTACCTCATGGCGCGCGGAACCCGCCTTGGCGTGGCCACCAACTTCGACGAGCACAACGACGTTTTTCTCGGTGCCCTGAAAGTCGGCGCTGAGGAGGCTGGACTCTCGGACCGGCTGCAGATCGTTCGACGCCAGCATCTCCACGTGAAGGGTATCCTGCTCAAACGCGGGCTCCTCACGGGATCCATGAACCTCACCTACCGCGGTCTCGAACTCAATGACGAAACGGTGGTGTACGACACGGCGACACAGACGATCGCCGAAGCGCGCCTGAACTTTGAGTCCTACGGACGGTTGGACGCATGA
- the dpdH gene encoding protein DpdH, producing MLQNYWPKEAQVNACIKNEAETADVAVLLAVHQPSALTTIDVGSGAATPVSEDDLLEAFLTDNVPGGTLLFPITGASGAGKSHIIRWLDAQLQRSAKREQLHIIRIPKSASLRTVVELILEPLKDNPRYKDATEDLKRAVAEVDVGTAAVTFRAHLENALAEIRKKLEVEVQQHPERAAALRPKIGHARDLPKLFSDPALSQHFIDTVLSRVVSRALRGRSETDEEEDDQTQFTTDDLVLPPTVNLADASMPVRQYYTTVIASSDRARVAPAVEILNQAIDPAIGNVFQLQQSTGGITLQDIILAVRKTLLDEGKDLVLLVEDFAALSGIQDVLLKVCIQEGERDGQRVRATMRTAIALTDGVLSFRETIYTRAQREWVVGGRALSDDEIRTSAVEMVGAYLNAARWGDDALKRKFAGSEGRPSSAWLESWRDEDDDDAQGMLRAFGSSNAGHPLFPFNRAAIAAMVDAHLVKNGQLVLNPRKVINSILRNTLLLRGDYTTNAFPSADQRAVLPNAWLAGWVRRAGQSEANRRRLGPLLAIWGGNPTTEEGIANVAPGIFTGFGLPTPADLANITFVPPAQPIAPVAPTKPSAPSAERAPSPVTPEPSAPDPWFAEQQAKLEAWTGGTPLGQAEANAIRSALAGMIKDAINWPALRLRPQPIRPGAIHIANAKGNTPAKRVIQVCESHEDSDGRIRAGMLGALRFARNQQRWTYDQAADDYVAATNLVDRLIAQLTPMLLDEANRQINAIARGLVTQARIAGLAPPVKLSNVQTALSAAFSPLPAMENQAFDDGWEKVRASVWAETGGVAARKTLQDDLRDLLGAFQGAGSVLFGLDGVRLLDALAAGDKDDESETSLPDELGAETRGYLNPLNAKRLWAQIQGVIAKLRTFRTELSDYIDADFDKTAFIAELEAVASLLSSTGNWTRSDISLKEFERRLVDFRATPIIDLVKKASLVDEANAEQLPKVLNALGALDLSSVERTVSFLSMVDQIITGAEQTVDRVYSNHEQANPGKIAGEIDALLTALADEGSPAVVEGAIQ from the coding sequence ATGCTGCAGAACTATTGGCCCAAGGAAGCGCAGGTAAACGCCTGCATCAAGAATGAGGCGGAGACGGCCGATGTCGCCGTCCTCCTGGCGGTCCACCAGCCGTCGGCGCTCACAACCATCGACGTTGGCTCGGGCGCGGCAACGCCCGTCAGCGAGGACGATCTTCTCGAGGCCTTTCTGACCGACAACGTTCCTGGCGGAACGTTGCTTTTCCCGATCACCGGCGCATCGGGCGCCGGGAAGTCGCACATCATCCGCTGGCTCGACGCACAACTGCAGCGCTCGGCGAAGCGCGAACAACTGCACATCATCCGAATCCCGAAGAGTGCCAGCCTACGGACGGTCGTCGAGTTGATCCTCGAGCCGCTGAAAGACAACCCGCGCTACAAGGACGCTACCGAAGACCTCAAAAGGGCCGTTGCCGAAGTCGACGTCGGGACAGCCGCGGTTACATTCCGCGCGCACCTCGAGAACGCCCTCGCGGAGATCCGCAAGAAACTGGAAGTCGAGGTTCAGCAACACCCTGAGCGGGCGGCCGCCTTACGACCGAAGATCGGGCATGCGCGGGACCTGCCGAAGCTTTTTTCCGACCCTGCCCTGTCCCAGCACTTCATCGACACGGTCCTGTCGAGGGTCGTGTCGCGCGCGCTGCGTGGGCGATCCGAGACCGATGAGGAGGAGGACGACCAGACCCAGTTCACCACCGACGATCTGGTGTTGCCGCCTACGGTGAACCTTGCGGACGCCTCAATGCCGGTTCGCCAGTACTACACGACCGTGATCGCCAGCAGCGACCGGGCGCGCGTCGCACCCGCTGTCGAGATATTGAACCAAGCAATCGATCCCGCGATCGGAAACGTCTTCCAACTCCAGCAATCCACCGGCGGCATCACGCTGCAGGACATCATCCTGGCAGTCCGCAAGACGCTCCTCGACGAGGGCAAGGACCTGGTCCTGCTCGTCGAGGATTTTGCGGCCCTCTCAGGCATTCAAGATGTCCTGCTGAAGGTCTGCATCCAGGAAGGGGAACGCGACGGCCAGCGCGTGCGCGCGACGATGCGGACCGCTATCGCCCTCACCGATGGGGTCCTGTCGTTCCGCGAGACGATCTACACCCGCGCGCAGCGCGAATGGGTGGTCGGCGGAAGAGCGTTGTCAGACGACGAAATCAGGACGTCGGCCGTGGAAATGGTCGGCGCCTACCTCAACGCCGCCCGTTGGGGCGACGACGCCTTAAAGCGGAAATTCGCCGGATCCGAAGGACGACCGTCCAGCGCCTGGCTTGAGAGCTGGAGAGACGAGGACGATGATGACGCGCAGGGGATGTTGCGCGCCTTCGGCTCGTCGAACGCCGGCCATCCCCTCTTCCCTTTCAACCGTGCGGCCATCGCTGCGATGGTGGACGCGCATCTCGTCAAGAACGGCCAGCTAGTCCTTAATCCGCGGAAGGTCATCAATTCCATCCTGCGGAACACGTTGCTTTTGCGGGGGGATTACACGACCAACGCCTTCCCATCGGCAGACCAGAGAGCCGTGCTCCCCAATGCGTGGCTGGCCGGTTGGGTGAGGCGCGCCGGGCAGTCTGAAGCCAATCGCCGGCGTCTTGGCCCCTTGCTCGCGATCTGGGGCGGCAACCCGACCACCGAGGAAGGAATCGCGAACGTCGCGCCGGGCATCTTCACCGGTTTCGGACTGCCGACGCCCGCGGACCTGGCCAATATTACGTTCGTTCCACCGGCGCAGCCGATCGCGCCTGTCGCGCCGACGAAGCCATCCGCCCCGAGCGCGGAGCGCGCGCCCTCGCCCGTGACGCCTGAACCTTCGGCTCCGGACCCTTGGTTCGCCGAGCAGCAAGCGAAGCTGGAGGCCTGGACGGGTGGGACTCCGCTGGGGCAGGCCGAAGCCAACGCCATCCGCTCTGCGCTGGCCGGCATGATCAAAGACGCGATCAATTGGCCAGCCTTGCGCCTTCGCCCCCAGCCCATTCGCCCCGGCGCCATTCACATCGCCAACGCCAAAGGCAACACGCCGGCCAAACGCGTGATCCAGGTATGTGAGAGTCACGAAGACAGCGACGGGCGCATCCGGGCGGGCATGCTCGGCGCTCTGCGGTTCGCGCGAAACCAACAACGTTGGACCTACGACCAAGCCGCCGACGATTACGTCGCGGCGACCAACCTGGTCGATCGCCTGATCGCGCAACTAACGCCCATGCTGCTCGATGAGGCCAATCGCCAGATCAATGCCATTGCACGGGGGCTCGTGACGCAGGCCCGCATCGCCGGCCTCGCGCCGCCGGTGAAGTTGAGCAACGTGCAGACGGCGTTGTCCGCCGCATTTTCGCCGTTGCCGGCGATGGAGAACCAGGCCTTCGACGACGGGTGGGAAAAGGTTCGTGCCTCGGTCTGGGCGGAGACCGGCGGTGTGGCGGCGCGCAAGACGCTTCAGGACGATTTGCGGGACTTATTGGGCGCATTCCAGGGCGCCGGCTCCGTGCTCTTTGGCCTCGATGGCGTTCGGCTGCTCGACGCCTTGGCCGCTGGCGACAAGGACGACGAGAGCGAGACGTCGCTGCCGGATGAGCTTGGCGCCGAGACGCGCGGCTACCTCAACCCGCTCAACGCCAAGCGGTTGTGGGCGCAGATCCAGGGCGTCATCGCGAAGTTACGGACGTTCCGCACTGAACTGAGTGACTACATCGACGCTGATTTCGACAAGACGGCGTTCATCGCTGAACTCGAGGCCGTCGCCTCACTGTTGTCTTCGACCGGAAATTGGACTCGAAGCGATATCAGCCTGAAAGAGTTCGAGCGGCGTCTCGTCGATTTCAGAGCAACGCCGATTATAGACCTAGTGAAAAAGGCGTCGCTGGTGGACGAAGCCAACGCGGAACAGCTGCCAAAGGTTCTGAACGCCCTGGGCGCGCTGGACCTCTCGTCGGTCGAGCGGACGGTGTCATTCCTCAGTATGGTGGATCAGATTATCACCGGTGCGGAGCAGACGGTCGATCGGGTCTATTCCAATCACGAGCAGGCCAACCCGGGCAAAATCGCCGGAGAGATCGACGCCTTGTTGACTGCGTTGGCCGACGAGGGCTCGCCCGCTGTGGTGGAAGGCGCGATCCAATGA
- the dpdJ gene encoding protein DpdJ, which yields MLIQVLDQVEQREARLLSWGLVDAFLTHAELHEIVDDALNAVPSFDGLTLLHAQDVVHALLDRTLIFEVGDQPGERFRSRMAEGVRLMFRLRQLFPKHAGPIGWQDAPTLVADFRFIWRRRRYPRRSISADAAIQDIGEAVSDLDARNALEVLVRGFGPTFTLAKFQVAATKRILTGLGRGTSQATLVSAGTGSGKTLAFYLPAMARIAAHIRRDKPSSRWVKVLALYPRNELLKDQFAEVYAQARALDATLAAQGRRKILIATFFGPTPANARAAEQGFGDEKRGKWPDHRDGIICESIRCPTEDCQGNLVWLHEDRQRNVERLRCDACGHRILEDEVVLTRERLKSNAPDILFTTTEMLNQRMSDSETQHLFGLGAKAERPVEIMLLDEVHTYAGRSGAQVAFLLRRWRTLLKKSVSFVGLSATLRDGAKFLAQLTGLPEQSAVEVTPANSDMIDEGAEYMLALRGDPVSQTALMSTTIQAAMLISRLLDSPRERKSRGAFGERLFLFTDDLDVTNRMYFAMLDAEGRNSWGNFDAQNHPQGGLAILRRPSASLLRKLHGQDWQAPLDIGHPLDSTDRKAVGRVMSSDPGVGQNLDIVVATATLEVGFNDPLVGAVIQHKAPRDVAQFLQRKGRAGRSRKMRPWTIVVLSDYGRDRIAYQGYDLLFDPELAVRSLPTGNRYVRRIQSVYATLDYLGQQLNAAPDGSVWRNLSGPTDWRPDQDRQSRMARAIMRILSEPAERDRYATFLGRVLRLEEREIELLLWDYPRPLLTEVLPTALRRLETGWGSQGAAGDTVVANSPLPEFAPANLFSDLNLPEVFIGLPARGGQTPPPQVMPILQAMRDFAPGRVSRRFALSHAAERHWVCPALDANPRQAISLAAIMETDLLGDWAVNTPAGVYRYPVYRPLRINTDQTPFNVLDTSQARLDWRSQIVARAAGLALEMPQRDPWADLFSEVRFFTHQNLAPVEVRRFAVASAAEIRFKDGSATQKTFTFDEAGRPAAIGFSLSTDALCLKLALPEALWAALGPEDSALHRAVRTARFHDQARSGPYLANVDNAFAREWLAHLLLAALSNEAMAKSISLREAADNLASGRADLSLDQTLTILFQSAIVDDADAHGNTQDKLRQALSNHLADTAVVSDLHRLAAILWNPVTEDWEPWLQRRFAATVAAAATNAIASLCPEIDVDSLVADIDPGPREAVDEIAEAPALEVWISELSPGGNGLIEEVLKQYADDPRRFFSLMTAALRDNDFLLSDFQMVRFLEELDARPSGDIAEATAQYRAAYGALESHHRFTALRQALAEDGYVTFHAFIVAIANRILRPGSGPASDSFLLDGLTRWSAEEARLGVELDARVIAYRLSRRDDIDAALLGAGIDVPTINPDQWRFAVIYSLLWPRGAHIRRSGLNLYSPFLDFPLPEPLLLKPHLGRGLEVISIESPGWQDRCLDRLARDGAATLACPMSAASDLADAFSFLATNPVQTGYLSVYARVQAVRRVENAFEVDLDIAEAVQ from the coding sequence TTGCTGATCCAAGTCCTCGACCAGGTCGAGCAGCGTGAGGCGCGCCTACTGTCGTGGGGTCTTGTCGACGCTTTTCTGACCCATGCTGAACTCCACGAAATCGTCGATGATGCACTGAACGCGGTCCCCTCCTTCGACGGGTTGACCCTGCTCCACGCACAGGATGTCGTTCACGCGCTCCTGGATCGGACCTTGATTTTCGAAGTCGGCGACCAGCCGGGAGAACGCTTCCGGTCAAGAATGGCCGAAGGCGTCAGGTTGATGTTTCGCCTGCGCCAACTTTTCCCCAAGCATGCCGGCCCGATCGGCTGGCAGGATGCCCCCACGCTCGTCGCCGATTTTCGGTTCATCTGGCGCCGCCGCCGGTATCCGCGGCGGTCCATCTCCGCCGATGCGGCGATCCAGGATATTGGCGAAGCCGTCAGCGATCTCGACGCGAGAAACGCCCTGGAGGTCCTCGTGCGGGGTTTCGGGCCTACATTCACGCTTGCGAAGTTCCAGGTCGCGGCAACGAAACGGATTCTGACCGGGCTCGGCCGCGGCACGTCGCAAGCCACCCTGGTGAGCGCGGGAACCGGCAGCGGCAAGACCTTGGCCTTCTACCTGCCGGCGATGGCGCGGATCGCCGCCCACATCCGTCGCGACAAGCCCAGCAGCCGCTGGGTGAAGGTGCTCGCCCTCTACCCGCGCAATGAACTTCTGAAAGATCAATTCGCCGAGGTTTACGCCCAAGCGCGTGCGCTCGATGCGACCCTGGCGGCGCAGGGCAGACGCAAAATCCTGATCGCCACGTTTTTCGGGCCGACCCCGGCGAACGCGAGGGCCGCAGAACAGGGTTTTGGCGATGAGAAGCGTGGGAAATGGCCTGATCACCGAGACGGGATCATCTGTGAGTCCATCCGCTGCCCGACCGAAGACTGCCAAGGCAACCTGGTGTGGTTGCACGAGGATCGGCAGCGGAACGTAGAACGGCTGCGGTGCGACGCGTGTGGGCATCGCATCCTCGAAGACGAAGTCGTTCTTACCCGCGAGCGCCTGAAGTCCAACGCCCCGGACATCCTGTTCACCACGACGGAGATGTTGAACCAACGGATGTCGGACTCCGAGACGCAACATCTCTTCGGTCTCGGGGCCAAGGCCGAGCGTCCAGTCGAAATCATGCTGTTGGACGAGGTCCACACCTACGCCGGGCGATCGGGTGCCCAGGTCGCCTTCCTCCTGCGGCGCTGGCGCACGTTGTTGAAGAAGTCCGTGAGTTTCGTTGGGCTGTCGGCGACGCTTCGCGACGGCGCCAAGTTCCTGGCTCAGCTAACCGGCCTGCCTGAGCAGAGCGCCGTCGAGGTCACCCCGGCGAACTCGGACATGATCGACGAAGGGGCGGAGTACATGCTCGCCTTGCGCGGTGACCCGGTTTCGCAAACCGCGCTAATGTCGACGACGATCCAGGCCGCGATGCTCATCTCGCGACTATTGGACAGCCCCCGTGAGCGCAAGAGCCGCGGTGCCTTCGGCGAGCGGCTGTTCCTGTTCACGGACGACCTCGACGTCACCAATCGCATGTATTTTGCGATGTTGGACGCCGAGGGTCGAAACTCGTGGGGGAACTTCGACGCCCAAAACCACCCCCAAGGAGGCCTAGCCATACTGCGCAGGCCGTCGGCCAGCCTTCTGCGCAAGCTGCACGGACAGGACTGGCAGGCCCCGCTGGACATCGGCCACCCCCTCGACAGCACAGACCGCAAGGCGGTTGGGAGGGTCATGTCCTCAGATCCGGGGGTTGGGCAAAACCTCGACATCGTGGTGGCGACGGCCACCCTCGAGGTCGGGTTCAACGATCCTCTCGTGGGCGCGGTGATCCAGCACAAGGCGCCTCGCGACGTCGCCCAATTCCTGCAACGGAAGGGGCGCGCTGGACGGTCCCGCAAAATGCGCCCTTGGACAATCGTGGTGCTCTCGGACTACGGCCGCGATCGCATCGCCTATCAAGGCTACGATCTACTCTTCGACCCGGAACTAGCGGTGCGGAGCCTTCCGACGGGGAACCGATACGTCCGCCGGATCCAGTCCGTTTACGCCACCCTCGACTACCTAGGTCAGCAACTTAACGCCGCCCCCGACGGCAGCGTGTGGAGAAATCTCAGCGGTCCGACCGATTGGCGTCCGGACCAAGATCGCCAAAGCCGAATGGCCCGGGCCATCATGCGGATTCTTAGCGAACCGGCAGAACGCGATCGGTATGCCACGTTCTTGGGCCGCGTGCTGCGACTTGAAGAACGGGAAATTGAGCTCCTCCTCTGGGACTACCCCCGACCTTTGCTGACGGAAGTGCTGCCGACAGCGCTTAGGCGGCTTGAGACAGGCTGGGGGAGCCAAGGCGCGGCCGGCGACACCGTGGTCGCCAACTCACCGCTGCCGGAGTTCGCGCCCGCCAATCTATTCAGCGACTTGAACCTGCCGGAGGTCTTCATCGGCCTACCAGCCCGCGGCGGCCAGACACCGCCACCGCAGGTCATGCCTATCCTCCAGGCGATGCGCGATTTCGCGCCTGGGCGCGTCTCGCGACGGTTCGCCTTGAGCCATGCCGCTGAACGCCACTGGGTTTGCCCAGCCTTGGACGCCAATCCGCGGCAGGCCATTAGCCTTGCCGCGATCATGGAAACGGACCTGCTCGGCGACTGGGCCGTGAACACGCCGGCAGGCGTCTACCGCTACCCCGTCTATCGCCCGTTGCGCATCAACACCGACCAGACGCCCTTCAATGTCCTCGACACGTCGCAGGCGCGCTTGGACTGGCGGTCCCAGATTGTGGCGCGAGCGGCCGGCTTAGCCTTGGAGATGCCTCAGCGGGACCCGTGGGCCGATCTGTTTTCCGAAGTGCGGTTCTTCACCCACCAGAACCTAGCCCCCGTCGAGGTTCGGCGCTTTGCCGTCGCGAGCGCCGCCGAAATACGGTTCAAGGACGGCAGCGCGACCCAAAAGACCTTCACCTTTGACGAGGCCGGCAGGCCGGCGGCGATCGGGTTCAGCCTGAGCACCGATGCGCTTTGCCTGAAGCTCGCTCTTCCCGAGGCGCTGTGGGCTGCGCTGGGGCCCGAAGACAGCGCCCTTCATCGCGCAGTTCGCACGGCGCGCTTCCACGACCAGGCCAGGAGCGGCCCGTATCTGGCCAACGTCGATAACGCGTTTGCTCGTGAGTGGCTCGCCCATCTCCTGCTCGCGGCGCTGTCGAACGAGGCGATGGCGAAGTCGATCTCCCTACGCGAGGCCGCCGACAATCTCGCCTCCGGCCGGGCTGATCTGTCGCTCGACCAGACACTCACTATCCTGTTTCAGTCGGCCATCGTCGATGACGCCGACGCCCACGGCAACACGCAGGACAAACTGCGCCAGGCTCTCTCGAACCACCTCGCCGACACCGCCGTCGTATCCGACTTGCACCGCTTGGCGGCCATCCTTTGGAACCCGGTGACTGAGGATTGGGAGCCCTGGCTCCAGCGGCGCTTTGCAGCGACGGTCGCCGCAGCGGCGACCAATGCGATCGCCAGTCTCTGCCCGGAAATCGACGTCGACAGCTTGGTCGCTGACATCGATCCCGGGCCCCGCGAAGCTGTTGATGAAATCGCGGAGGCACCTGCACTCGAGGTCTGGATCAGCGAGCTTTCTCCCGGCGGCAACGGCCTGATCGAGGAGGTTCTGAAGCAGTATGCCGACGACCCAAGGCGGTTTTTCAGCCTGATGACCGCGGCGCTCCGCGATAACGACTTCCTCCTGAGCGACTTCCAGATGGTCCGATTCCTGGAAGAACTGGACGCCCGCCCCAGCGGGGATATCGCCGAAGCGACAGCACAATACCGCGCTGCCTACGGCGCCTTGGAGAGCCATCACCGGTTCACCGCGCTGAGGCAGGCGCTTGCTGAAGATGGCTATGTCACCTTCCACGCCTTCATCGTAGCCATCGCGAACAGGATCTTGCGGCCGGGGTCTGGGCCGGCCAGCGACAGCTTCCTGCTAGACGGGTTGACGCGATGGTCGGCGGAGGAAGCGCGTCTGGGCGTCGAGTTGGACGCGCGGGTCATCGCCTATCGACTGTCGCGACGGGACGACATCGACGCGGCGCTCCTGGGCGCGGGTATCGACGTGCCGACGATCAATCCGGATCAGTGGCGCTTCGCGGTCATCTACAGCTTACTGTGGCCTCGAGGCGCCCACATCCGTAGGTCCGGCCTCAACCTCTACTCGCCGTTCTTGGACTTCCCGCTCCCCGAACCGCTTCTGCTCAAACCTCACTTAGGCCGAGGGCTTGAAGTCATCAGCATTGAGTCGCCGGGTTGGCAGGACCGTTGCCTGGACCGACTCGCCCGCGACGGCGCCGCGACCCTGGCCTGCCCCATGAGCGCCGCGTCTGACCTCGCCGATGCGTTTAGCTTCCTGGCGACCAACCCGGTCCAGACCGGCTATCTGTCCGTCTACGCGCGCGTACAGGCAGTGCGCCGTGTCGAAAACGCCTTCGAGGTTGATCTCGACATCGCGGAGGCCGTGCAGTGA
- the dpdD gene encoding protein DpdD: MIADLPETERPWLERFFGAPNELAWADIESGAAAADRLEALAPWLSRLRDLASDAPIILPYYRNGVVAGWYATASTAEGEHRLRATIRAWFGPSYLSHLQSADPGNATAEAMRARFGRQVLAFRGPDRAKIAERLALFARLASARPQIGPSEPRPVGRLRFELERALLARDEAGALALIGELRASGRLNEENLRFLDIRLKAGLGQWEQIARDHWTIKTLADLPLPPQTLADLVEALYRVYLDAAEASGDAASVQRVFADRIAQPFPRLFASRHGVRTPRVIKAFCLYESQQPKPNAEILDGLLSLLPAEDAAWAEAFLTRPDAPPVAPPVAPATPAAPTPVDGSVEDEDAAQEAFEDGQYDRAFELYLTRPLSKKSLSALLSCAQFIGTTEARSRLIDAFDGCSSTHPTLPGALIGRLEALRETVPLAPRSDETADDPPGWMRWARRLAEGSSVEDAETEVLNDRSTWDAAALRRNTQACAEFADLIGNLTGAAADVARRCLPLIVAALFPEEEPPTQAVRPVANVIVLLIAMDEAIAREDLDILSAVVSVLLDLGLSTHDYLTTIADVEAVQDRVTSYANLAWALDVCELLAISPSPSEEAGAARLRFFLKVISQSRAFAHRLGDHDFLPIEFLAQDYGVDPSAIADLRPAATTAAPGDAVATLSGKTIGIYTLTGAAGARAKAALEELFPTCTVEVNSDTVCTSALTNLARTSDIFVFAWRSSSHQAFFCVKDALDGRDPVYAAGKGTASLVSAVRAAAQ, translated from the coding sequence ATGATCGCCGACCTGCCCGAGACGGAGAGGCCGTGGCTTGAGCGGTTCTTCGGGGCTCCGAATGAACTCGCGTGGGCCGATATCGAGTCGGGCGCTGCCGCCGCCGACAGGCTTGAAGCCCTAGCGCCCTGGTTGTCCCGCCTACGGGACCTCGCATCGGATGCGCCCATCATCCTGCCCTACTACCGCAACGGCGTGGTCGCCGGCTGGTACGCCACTGCCTCGACCGCCGAAGGTGAGCATCGGCTGCGCGCGACCATTCGCGCCTGGTTTGGCCCCTCGTACCTGTCGCACCTGCAGAGCGCCGACCCAGGAAACGCCACGGCGGAGGCCATGCGGGCGCGCTTCGGGCGGCAGGTCTTGGCATTCCGAGGTCCGGACCGCGCGAAGATCGCCGAACGCCTTGCCCTTTTTGCGAGATTGGCGAGTGCGCGTCCTCAGATAGGACCCTCCGAACCGCGGCCCGTCGGTCGACTTCGATTTGAATTGGAACGGGCTTTGCTGGCTCGGGACGAAGCCGGCGCGTTGGCGCTTATCGGCGAGTTGCGCGCTTCCGGCCGTTTGAACGAAGAGAACCTGCGGTTCCTCGACATCCGGTTGAAGGCTGGCCTCGGACAGTGGGAGCAGATCGCCCGAGACCACTGGACGATCAAAACCCTGGCCGACTTGCCCTTGCCGCCTCAGACCCTGGCGGACCTCGTCGAGGCGCTCTACCGGGTCTATCTCGACGCGGCTGAGGCCTCAGGCGATGCCGCCTCGGTTCAGCGGGTCTTTGCCGATCGCATCGCCCAGCCCTTCCCGCGCTTGTTCGCCTCGCGTCACGGCGTGCGCACCCCGCGGGTGATCAAGGCCTTCTGCCTTTACGAGAGCCAACAACCCAAGCCCAACGCCGAGATCCTCGACGGATTGTTGAGTCTCCTCCCGGCTGAAGACGCAGCCTGGGCTGAGGCCTTCCTGACGAGGCCTGATGCTCCGCCGGTTGCGCCTCCCGTCGCGCCCGCGACCCCCGCCGCTCCGACGCCGGTCGACGGCTCAGTCGAGGACGAGGATGCGGCCCAGGAGGCGTTCGAAGACGGTCAATACGACCGCGCATTCGAACTCTACCTCACTCGGCCTCTGAGCAAAAAATCGTTGAGCGCGCTCCTGTCGTGCGCCCAGTTCATCGGGACGACCGAGGCCCGATCACGCCTCATCGACGCCTTCGACGGCTGCTCGTCCACCCACCCTACCCTGCCTGGAGCCCTGATCGGCCGGCTGGAAGCGCTGCGCGAAACCGTGCCCCTCGCGCCTAGGTCCGATGAAACAGCAGACGACCCGCCTGGGTGGATGCGGTGGGCGAGACGACTAGCGGAAGGGTCCTCAGTCGAAGACGCCGAAACCGAGGTGCTCAATGATCGTTCGACCTGGGATGCTGCGGCATTACGTCGGAACACCCAGGCCTGCGCGGAATTTGCAGACCTCATCGGGAACCTGACGGGCGCGGCCGCGGACGTCGCCCGGCGCTGCTTGCCCTTGATCGTGGCGGCTCTTTTCCCTGAGGAAGAGCCACCGACCCAAGCGGTTCGACCCGTGGCCAACGTGATCGTGCTCTTGATCGCGATGGACGAAGCCATCGCCCGGGAGGATCTCGATATCTTGAGCGCGGTCGTCTCCGTGCTTCTCGATCTCGGCCTCAGTACCCACGACTATCTAACCACCATCGCTGACGTCGAGGCAGTCCAAGACCGCGTGACGTCCTACGCCAACCTCGCGTGGGCATTGGATGTTTGCGAACTGCTGGCGATTTCCCCGAGCCCGTCAGAGGAGGCGGGGGCCGCCAGGTTGAGATTCTTCCTCAAAGTCATCAGCCAGTCTCGGGCGTTTGCCCATCGGCTCGGCGACCATGACTTCCTGCCGATCGAGTTCCTGGCGCAGGACTACGGTGTCGATCCATCTGCGATCGCTGACCTTCGCCCGGCCGCGACAACGGCGGCCCCCGGCGACGCCGTCGCCACACTCAGCGGCAAGACCATTGGCATCTACACATTGACCGGAGCGGCGGGAGCGCGCGCGAAGGCGGCATTAGAAGAGCTGTTCCCGACCTGCACAGTCGAGGTCAATTCCGACACGGTCTGCACATCAGCGCTCACGAACCTCGCCCGAACATCGGACATCTTCGTTTTTGCTTGGCGTAGCAGCAGTCACCAGGCGTTCTTCTGCGTCAAGGACGCGCTGGACGGTCGCGATCCCGTCTATGCCGCAGGTAAGGGCACCGCGAGCCTTGTGAGCGCCGTGCGAGCTGCAGCGCAGTAG